One Leopardus geoffroyi isolate Oge1 chromosome C1, O.geoffroyi_Oge1_pat1.0, whole genome shotgun sequence DNA segment encodes these proteins:
- the FBXO6 gene encoding F-box only protein 6: MAPVSINELPENILLEVFTHVPARQLLLRCRLVCSLWRDLIDLVTLWKRKCLREGFITEDGDQPVADWKIFYFLRSLHRNLLRNPCAEEDMTSWQIDSNGGDRWKVESLPGDHGTDFPDSRVKKYFVTSFGMCLKSQLVDLKAEGYGEELLDTFRPDIVVKDWFAARADCGCTYHIRVQLASADYIVLASFEPPPVTIDQWNNAKWTEVSYTFSDYPPGVRHILFQHGGKDTQFWAGWYGPRVTNSSIVISPKMTRNLAPCTAQPETTEG; the protein is encoded by the exons ATGGCCCCGGTCAGCATCAACGAGCTCCCTGAGAACATCCTGCTGGAGGTGTTCACGCACGTGCCCGCCCGCCAGCTACTCCTGCGCTGTCGCCTGGTCTGCAGCCTCTGGCGAGACCTCATCGACCTGGTGACCCTCTGGAAGCGCAAGTGCCTGCGTGAGGGCTTCATCACCGAGGACGGGGACCAGCCTGTGGCCGACTGGAAGATCTTCTACTTCCTCCGCAGCCTCCACAGGAATCTCCTGCGCAACCCATGTGctgaag AGGATATGACCTCCTGGCAGATCGATTCCAACGGCGGAGACCGCTGGAAGGTGGAGAGCCTCCCCGGAGACCATGGGACAGACTTTCCCGACTCCAGAGTCAAGAAGTACTTTGTCACATCTTTTGG GATGTGCCTCAAGTCCCAGCTGGTGGATCTCAAGGCCGAGGGCTACGGGGAGGAGCTGCTAGACACGTTTCGGCCTGACATCGTGGTTAAGGACTG GTTCGCCGCCAGAGCAGACTGTGGCTGTACCTACCACATCCGCGTACAGCTGGCCTCAGCCGACTACATCGTCCTGGCCTCCTTCGAGCCCCCGCCCGTGACCATCGATCAATGGAACAATGCCAAGTGGACGGAG gtcTCCTACACTTTCTCAGATTACCCTCCGGGCGTCCGCCACATCCTCTTCCAGCACGGGGGCAAGGACACCCAGTTCTGGGCAGGCTGGTATGGGCCCCGCGTCACCAACAGCAGCATCGTTATCAGCCCGAAGATGACCAGGAACCTGGCGCCCTGCACAGCTCAGCCTGAGACCACAGAGGGGTAG
- the MAD2L2 gene encoding mitotic spindle assembly checkpoint protein MAD2B, which yields MTTLTRQDLNFGQVVADVLCEFLEVAVHLILYVREVYPVGIFQKRKKYNVPVQMSCHPELNQYIQDTLHCVKPLLEKNDVEKVVVVILDKEHRPVEKFVFEITQPPLLSISSDSLLSHVEQLLRAFILKISVCDAVLDHNPPGCTFTVLVHTREAATRNMEKIQVIKDFPWILADEQDVHMHDPRLIPLKTMTSDILKMQLYVEERAHKSS from the exons ATGACCACACTCACGCGACAGGACCTCAACTTTGGTCAAG TGGTGGCCGACGTCCTCTGCGAGTTCCTGGAGGTGGCCGTGCACCTCATCCTCTACGTGCGCGAGGTCTACCCGGTGGGCATCTTCCAGAAGCGTAAGAAGTACAACGTGCCTGTCCAG ATGTCCTGCCACCCGGAGCTGAACCAGTATATCCAGGACACCCTGCACTGTGTCAAGCCACTGCTGGAGAAG AACGATGTTGAGAAAGTGGTGGTGGTAATTTTGGACAAAGAGCACCGCCCAGTGGAGAAATTCGTCTTTGAAATCACCCAGCCTCCGCTGCTGTCCATCAG ctCAGATTCCCTGCTGTCTCATGTGGAGCAGCTGCTCCGAGCCTTCATCCTGAAGATCAGTGTGTGTGATGCTGTCCTGGACCACAACCCCCCAG GCTGTACCTTCACAGTCTTAGTGCACACGAGAGAAGCCGCTACCCGCAACATGGAGAAGATTCAGGTCATCAAG GACTTTCCCTGGATCCTGGCAGATGAGCAGGACGTCCACATGCACGATCCCCGGCTGATACCGCTAAAAACGATGACATCAGACATTTTAAAG ATGCAGCTCTACGTGGAAGAACGAGCTCACAAAAGCAGCTGA